Proteins encoded within one genomic window of Geotalea daltonii FRC-32:
- the lpxK gene encoding tetraacyldisaccharide 4'-kinase translates to MKNDLERYYKELVEGRKRGFADRCLLAFLIGCSFVYALVMRLRAIAYAAGLLPVRRLDRPVIAVGNLVAGGTGKTPTVAWLARRLMAQGKRVAVLSRGYGGAFAGAVHLVSDGVALHATAEEAGDEPLLLARSIPGIIVVVGADRYQAGLLARERCNPDAYILDDGFQHMGLHRDLNILLMDCERPLVNGRTFPAGLLREPASAHRRADLIVLTRCTGNEVRLPFATDEPVCRSSHELSGYVPLAGGALRPFSDLDGKRGVAFAGIADPAAFFDSLEKSGNHPVATLAFPDHSGYGEEEIAALSRLVAASRSEYLITTEKDAVKLHSHISRLGNVYVTPLELRFSDPQILEAQLDTLFRR, encoded by the coding sequence ATGAAAAACGATCTGGAAAGATATTACAAGGAGTTGGTGGAGGGGAGAAAAAGGGGCTTCGCTGACCGATGCCTGCTTGCGTTTCTCATCGGCTGCTCCTTTGTTTATGCCCTTGTCATGCGCCTGAGGGCTATTGCTTATGCAGCGGGATTGTTGCCGGTGCGGCGGCTGGACCGGCCGGTCATAGCTGTCGGCAACCTGGTTGCAGGAGGGACCGGCAAGACTCCCACGGTTGCATGGCTGGCACGCCGGCTGATGGCACAGGGCAAGCGGGTAGCGGTGCTTTCCCGTGGTTACGGCGGTGCCTTTGCCGGGGCCGTTCATCTTGTCTCCGATGGTGTGGCCCTCCATGCAACAGCCGAAGAGGCCGGTGACGAGCCGCTGCTGCTCGCCCGGTCCATCCCCGGAATTATCGTTGTCGTTGGCGCAGACCGCTACCAGGCGGGGCTCCTTGCTCGGGAGCGTTGCAATCCCGATGCCTACATCCTCGACGACGGTTTTCAGCACATGGGGTTGCATCGGGACCTGAACATCCTGCTCATGGATTGCGAGAGGCCGTTGGTCAACGGCAGGACCTTTCCGGCAGGGCTTTTGCGGGAACCGGCATCAGCCCACAGGCGCGCCGACCTTATTGTTCTTACCCGATGCACAGGAAACGAAGTAAGGTTACCCTTTGCCACGGATGAACCGGTTTGCCGTTCAAGCCATGAACTTTCGGGGTATGTGCCCCTGGCGGGAGGAGCTCTGCGCCCGTTCAGCGACCTGGATGGGAAAAGGGGGGTGGCCTTCGCCGGCATTGCCGATCCGGCCGCCTTTTTCGATTCTCTGGAAAAAAGTGGGAACCATCCGGTGGCCACACTGGCCTTTCCCGATCACTCGGGTTACGGGGAGGAGGAAATCGCCGCCCTTTCCCGGCTTGTGGCTGCTTCCCGCTCCGAATATCTCATAACGACCGAAAAAGATGCCGTCAAACTCCATTCCCATATCTCCAGGCTGGGAAACGTTTATGTGACTCCGCTGGAGCTGCGTTTTTCCGACCCCCAAATTTTGGAAGCTCAGCTGGACACCCTCTTCAGGAGGTAA
- a CDS encoding glycosyltransferase, with protein sequence MIVRAVREDIPFLVLTSDGRHAAAVSLAALLAKRQPKRAHLYFHQAPTKPRDSFFLTMSAAARKHASAIAPTAKVADSLRDMGWQHVEYVPYPALAEEKPPQPVPFSHLLMAGAARLNKGLDLVADLAGRWAGEGRSLPLWVQVSKKHAKRHGHREVAVVEALLSSGYSGLVASDKAPERAEYVERFHGALVLAPYERERFSEAVSGVVLDALLHGAPVIATKGTWPGAQVERFGAGVTIEDRSVAALATAIDTVLAKWPDYTARACQAAVVLKREHDPERLLTLLSLSKV encoded by the coding sequence ATGATTGTACGCGCCGTCAGGGAGGACATTCCATTCCTGGTTCTGACCTCAGACGGGCGCCATGCAGCTGCAGTTTCACTTGCCGCATTGCTTGCCAAACGTCAGCCAAAGCGGGCCCACCTCTATTTTCATCAGGCCCCTACGAAACCTAGGGATTCCTTCTTTTTAACCATGTCCGCAGCAGCACGCAAACATGCATCTGCCATTGCTCCCACGGCAAAAGTTGCCGATTCCCTCCGGGATATGGGCTGGCAACATGTGGAATATGTTCCCTATCCGGCGCTTGCTGAGGAAAAACCACCGCAACCGGTTCCTTTTTCCCATTTGCTCATGGCTGGGGCTGCCCGTTTGAACAAGGGACTGGACCTTGTTGCCGATCTTGCTGGCCGGTGGGCAGGGGAAGGGCGTTCTCTTCCTCTTTGGGTACAGGTATCGAAGAAGCATGCAAAACGCCACGGGCATCGTGAGGTGGCTGTGGTTGAGGCGCTGCTCTCTTCTGGTTACAGTGGCCTTGTTGCCAGCGACAAGGCACCGGAACGCGCTGAGTATGTGGAGCGGTTTCACGGGGCACTGGTGCTTGCGCCCTATGAACGGGAACGTTTTTCAGAGGCGGTAAGTGGCGTAGTGCTTGATGCCCTGCTGCATGGTGCGCCGGTCATTGCAACCAAAGGTACCTGGCCGGGTGCACAGGTGGAGCGATTTGGGGCGGGAGTAACCATAGAGGACCGTAGCGTAGCGGCACTTGCAACTGCCATTGATACCGTGCTTGCCAAATGGCCTGATTATACGGCCCGAGCATGCCAAGCGGCTGTGGTCCTTAAGCGGGAGCATGATCCCGAACGCCTTCTTACGTTGCTATCACTGTCAAAGGTTTAA
- a CDS encoding Trm112 family protein produces MTISQELLSILACPNCKGELVLLADGSGLVCEACRLRYPVRDGIPVMLVDEAEKLD; encoded by the coding sequence ATGACAATTTCCCAAGAGCTGCTCAGTATTCTCGCCTGTCCGAACTGCAAGGGTGAGCTTGTTCTTTTGGCCGACGGTTCCGGCCTGGTCTGCGAAGCTTGCCGCCTCAGGTATCCCGTTCGTGACGGCATACCGGTGATGCTGGTGGACGAGGCGGAGAAGCTGGATTAA
- a CDS encoding ABC transporter permease, translating to MTGRINSSRYRHMEFWQSFKIALRALRVNKMRSFLTMLGIIIGIASVIAMVAIGTGAQKKISEQIASMGSNLILIIPGSTTTAGVRVGSGAAPTLTYDDARAIRAECPSVEEAAPTTRGGGQVVYANQNWSTVIMGITADFLTVREWPIAAGRNFTQSDVDGMTKNCIIGQTIADNLFGSVDPVGKVIRIKKVPFLVVGLLEKKGQSPQGTDQDDVVNIPIRTAQRKLFGSPFPNAVNSILIRATGSEDLSRAEEEVTALLKQRHHIGPNKENDFTVRNLTELLSVASSSSQTMSILLGAVASISLIVGGIGIMNIMLVSVTERTREIGIRMAIGAKQRDILLQFLTEAVLLTFFGGVIGIALGVGGATAVSKLVGWPTLVSFQAIALAVFFSAAVGIFFGFYPAKKAAALNPIDALRYE from the coding sequence ATGACCGGCCGAATCAACAGCTCAAGGTATAGACATATGGAGTTCTGGCAGTCGTTCAAAATAGCCTTGAGGGCGCTCCGGGTCAACAAGATGCGCTCCTTTCTCACCATGCTCGGCATCATCATCGGCATTGCCTCGGTAATAGCCATGGTGGCCATCGGTACCGGAGCCCAGAAGAAAATTTCCGAACAAATCGCCAGCATGGGCAGCAACCTTATTCTGATCATACCCGGATCCACAACCACTGCCGGGGTACGCGTCGGCTCAGGAGCCGCTCCCACCCTGACCTATGACGACGCCAGGGCCATAAGAGCTGAATGTCCCTCGGTGGAGGAAGCTGCACCAACCACCCGCGGCGGCGGGCAGGTGGTCTATGCCAATCAGAACTGGTCAACGGTGATAATGGGGATAACTGCAGATTTTCTGACGGTCAGGGAATGGCCGATCGCCGCGGGCCGCAATTTTACCCAATCGGATGTGGACGGCATGACCAAGAACTGCATTATCGGCCAGACCATCGCCGATAATCTGTTCGGTTCCGTCGATCCCGTCGGCAAGGTCATTCGCATCAAGAAGGTCCCCTTCCTGGTGGTCGGCCTGCTGGAAAAGAAGGGACAGTCCCCCCAAGGAACGGACCAGGATGATGTGGTCAATATTCCCATCCGCACCGCCCAGCGCAAATTATTCGGCAGCCCATTTCCCAATGCCGTAAACTCGATCCTGATCCGGGCCACTGGCAGCGAAGATCTTTCACGGGCAGAAGAGGAGGTGACTGCACTTCTCAAACAGCGCCATCACATCGGTCCCAACAAGGAAAACGATTTTACCGTCCGTAACCTGACAGAGCTCCTTTCCGTGGCGTCATCATCATCCCAGACCATGTCCATTCTCCTAGGAGCCGTAGCTTCAATTTCCCTGATCGTCGGCGGCATCGGCATCATGAACATCATGCTGGTGTCGGTGACGGAGCGGACCCGGGAAATCGGCATCAGGATGGCCATCGGTGCCAAGCAGCGGGACATCCTGCTCCAGTTCCTCACCGAGGCTGTCCTGCTGACCTTTTTTGGCGGCGTTATCGGCATCGCCCTTGGAGTCGGCGGAGCAACGGCAGTTTCCAAGCTGGTGGGGTGGCCCACTCTCGTTTCCTTCCAGGCGATTGCCCTGGCTGTCTTCTTTTCTGCTGCAGTGGGTATTTTTTTCGGTTTTTACCCGGCAAAAAAAGCGGCTGCCCTCAATCCCATCGACGCATTGCGTTACGAGTAA
- a CDS encoding glycosyltransferase family 4 protein, whose product MKMFFVNNGRVASGAEEHLLDLAPPFIANGVEPVFLVRENGNLKDKLWERGYKVYTVFNNKNLSLPFRIARLIRQEEPDVISVNREHTIYAVLAGYLLALPFLKNRPKLVNVFHTPTGRWYPLLTMLFDGIIATSRYTAQSFYPKNKGMEEMTTIIHYGIEPTAVDTLQKFDRDRPRRIFPDRKFPIIAMVGELWKNQEELIDAAVYLTKVFPDITIAIVGGGGTAHLEEKIRNFGVEKNFILTGRIPREKVTDLFYDCDLSVSTHRNEGFGIVHIESLAAGTPVVAYNSGGLVEIIENGGGVLVGGGTREFAEAIIELLKNDEKRFALGRQGREVVDRYFTLDKMSSAHFAYYSRLMGN is encoded by the coding sequence ATGAAAATGTTTTTTGTCAATAACGGCCGGGTCGCCAGTGGGGCAGAAGAACACCTACTGGACCTGGCACCCCCTTTTATTGCCAATGGGGTGGAACCGGTGTTCCTGGTGCGGGAAAATGGTAACCTTAAGGATAAACTTTGGGAGCGGGGATACAAGGTCTACACTGTTTTCAATAACAAGAACCTTTCACTCCCTTTTCGCATCGCCCGTCTCATTCGTCAGGAAGAGCCTGATGTCATATCGGTCAATCGTGAACACACAATTTATGCTGTTCTTGCAGGTTATCTTCTTGCTTTGCCATTTCTAAAAAATCGCCCAAAGCTGGTCAATGTCTTTCACACCCCAACGGGCAGATGGTATCCATTGCTAACCATGTTATTTGATGGAATCATCGCAACATCCCGTTACACTGCTCAATCTTTTTATCCCAAAAACAAGGGCATGGAGGAGATGACCACTATCATACATTACGGCATTGAGCCCACGGCGGTTGATACACTGCAAAAATTTGATAGGGACCGGCCTCGTCGTATCTTTCCCGATCGCAAGTTCCCTATTATCGCCATGGTTGGCGAGCTTTGGAAAAACCAGGAAGAGCTTATCGACGCTGCGGTTTATCTGACCAAAGTTTTTCCCGACATCACCATTGCCATTGTTGGTGGTGGTGGCACTGCCCACCTGGAGGAGAAGATCCGCAACTTTGGCGTCGAAAAGAATTTCATCCTGACCGGAAGAATTCCGCGCGAAAAAGTTACAGATCTTTTTTATGACTGTGATCTCTCTGTATCCACCCACCGCAACGAGGGTTTTGGCATTGTTCATATCGAATCCTTGGCCGCCGGTACGCCGGTGGTAGCCTACAACAGCGGCGGGCTGGTTGAAATCATCGAGAATGGTGGCGGAGTTCTTGTGGGGGGCGGGACCAGAGAATTTGCAGAAGCAATAATAGAACTACTGAAGAATGACGAGAAACGGTTTGCATTGGGGCGCCAGGGGAGGGAAGTCGTTGATCGTTACTTTACTCTGGATAAGATGAGTAGCGCCCATTTTGCCTATTACTCCAGATTGATGGGGAATTGA
- the waaF gene encoding lipopolysaccharide heptosyltransferase II, whose product MLIKNEQKKILVMRYRFIGDTILTVPFLRNLRRAEPDAFIAWMVAPGSSEVVKGIPYVDELIYWDPVTIHADSRGTHRTLASKLAFFKELRSRHFDKVYVLKRSFSSALLAWLSGAKDRVGFDTEGRGFLLTGRVPYRHDQHEVQNFLDVLRADGVPVADDHLEAWISAEEQQFADQYMAEHGVGADEQLLAVHPFAANPVRGWHEDNFVEVANRLQRLYKARIVLFGGGRDVERAQYMRQRISPEPVMVVGSTTLRQTMAILARCQLLVCNDSGIMHLGAALGVPLVAIFGPQSPVKFGPWGKGCRVEYSEFKCSPCRQKFFTECKPSPRGKPECVEAVQIEQVIKCVADVRN is encoded by the coding sequence ATGCTTATAAAAAACGAACAGAAAAAAATACTGGTGATGCGCTACAGGTTCATCGGCGATACCATTCTCACCGTCCCTTTCCTGCGCAACCTGCGCCGTGCCGAGCCCGACGCTTTTATCGCCTGGATGGTGGCCCCCGGTTCCTCGGAAGTCGTCAAAGGAATTCCTTATGTGGATGAGCTTATCTATTGGGACCCGGTGACGATTCATGCCGACAGCAGGGGGACGCACCGGACCCTGGCGTCGAAACTTGCTTTTTTCAAGGAGCTTCGCTCCAGGCATTTTGACAAAGTCTATGTGCTGAAACGTTCGTTTTCCAGTGCACTTTTGGCCTGGCTTTCTGGAGCGAAAGACCGCGTTGGATTTGATACTGAAGGGCGTGGTTTTCTGCTGACTGGAAGGGTGCCGTATCGTCACGATCAGCATGAGGTGCAGAACTTCCTGGATGTGCTGCGGGCCGACGGGGTGCCGGTTGCCGATGATCATCTGGAAGCCTGGATTTCTGCCGAAGAGCAACAGTTTGCCGACCAGTACATGGCTGAGCATGGCGTCGGTGCCGATGAACAGTTGCTGGCCGTTCATCCCTTTGCCGCTAATCCGGTACGAGGCTGGCACGAGGACAACTTTGTCGAGGTGGCGAACCGACTGCAGCGTCTATACAAGGCACGAATCGTTCTTTTCGGCGGTGGCCGCGATGTGGAACGTGCACAATATATGCGCCAGCGTATTTCTCCCGAGCCGGTGATGGTCGTCGGCAGCACCACCCTGCGCCAAACAATGGCCATTCTTGCCCGATGTCAGCTTCTTGTTTGCAACGACAGCGGCATCATGCACCTGGGTGCGGCCCTTGGCGTACCTCTTGTGGCAATATTTGGCCCACAGTCGCCGGTAAAGTTTGGACCGTGGGGGAAGGGTTGTCGGGTCGAGTACAGTGAATTCAAGTGCAGCCCATGCCGGCAGAAATTTTTTACCGAATGTAAGCCCTCACCGCGGGGAAAGCCGGAATGCGTTGAAGCGGTGCAGATTGAGCAGGTTATCAAATGTGTGGCAGATGTAAGGAATTAA
- a CDS encoding glycosyltransferase family 9 protein: protein MNILIIKPGAVGDLLQLTPVMRTLKIRFPDSRITLLVGSMATAAMFNHSNNVDNIVVFDRKGAHRSWPAFLNLCRQIHAGRFDLIVNFQRSNVKAWLIAMAAFPCRILVYKKARGRTVHAVVNHLETIVPLGIDLANADLHLDMPITSEEMEKAEKLLIPAGFRHKPLIALNPGASNRIKCWSTKKFAELGDRLIDELKVDIIVVGAPDERDLAEGIIAAMRNKPLDLLGKTNLRELGALLAASNLLVSGDTGPMHMATAVGTPVVALFGAIEPLRTGPVGNGHTVIRHGEIDCVPCNGKRCKNPHYLECMEKITVEEVFDAVASMLAEGK, encoded by the coding sequence ATGAATATACTCATCATCAAGCCAGGTGCTGTCGGTGACCTTCTTCAACTGACACCCGTCATGCGCACCCTGAAGATCCGATTCCCGGACAGCCGCATTACTCTGCTCGTTGGTTCCATGGCCACTGCTGCCATGTTCAATCATAGTAACAATGTGGATAATATCGTTGTTTTTGACCGCAAAGGAGCTCATCGTTCTTGGCCGGCATTCCTCAACCTTTGCCGTCAAATTCATGCAGGCCGGTTTGACCTGATTGTCAATTTTCAGCGTAGCAATGTGAAGGCATGGTTGATTGCCATGGCAGCCTTTCCTTGCCGTATACTTGTCTATAAGAAGGCACGTGGAAGAACCGTGCACGCGGTGGTGAATCATCTTGAGACCATTGTGCCCCTTGGTATTGATCTTGCCAATGCTGATCTTCATCTGGATATGCCGATTACCAGTGAAGAAATGGAAAAAGCGGAAAAACTACTGATCCCGGCGGGATTCAGGCATAAGCCCTTGATTGCTTTAAACCCAGGTGCCAGTAACCGCATTAAGTGTTGGAGCACTAAAAAATTTGCCGAGCTCGGTGATCGCCTGATCGATGAACTTAAAGTAGATATAATTGTAGTTGGAGCTCCCGATGAACGGGATCTTGCTGAAGGGATCATAGCAGCAATGCGTAACAAGCCTCTTGATCTCCTGGGTAAGACAAACCTCAGGGAACTGGGGGCACTGCTAGCCGCTTCCAACCTCCTCGTCAGCGGTGATACCGGCCCCATGCACATGGCAACTGCGGTGGGGACGCCGGTGGTGGCACTTTTCGGCGCCATAGAGCCGTTACGGACCGGACCAGTGGGCAACGGACACACGGTGATCCGTCATGGGGAGATCGACTGCGTACCCTGTAATGGGAAGAGATGCAAGAATCCCCATTACCTGGAATGCATGGAAAAAATAACCGTGGAAGAAGTCTTTGATGCGGTGGCTTCCATGCTGGCGGAAGGTAAGTAA
- a CDS encoding glycosyltransferase family 2 protein, with amino-acid sequence MNAAITRKISVIVPTYNRPDSLWLCLLSLSAQSVLPDEVLIADDGSGDETKETIEKFKASSHCPFSLKHVWQEDAGFRKPRIINETVRTASGDYLVFIDGDCLAHRHFVKSHIMYAEPKAVLGGKRAEIGKELTEQLLRQRKLINSIDQKLIWDGIFGSSRKIEEAIRIKSPMLRRLLHRDRICDDGIWGCNFSISKEDFYLINGSDEDFQDGSIEDNDLGIRLLNNGGKVKSVRALAIVFHLWHKSSWSFSNEKYIANHEILKRRIALKEPRCINGIVKATP; translated from the coding sequence ATGAATGCAGCAATTACACGTAAAATCTCCGTTATCGTTCCCACCTATAATCGGCCAGACTCACTATGGCTGTGTCTTTTAAGTCTCTCTGCTCAATCGGTGCTGCCTGATGAGGTTTTAATCGCTGATGACGGTAGTGGAGACGAAACCAAAGAAACCATAGAAAAGTTCAAGGCGTCATCCCATTGTCCCTTTTCTTTGAAACATGTTTGGCAGGAAGATGCCGGCTTCCGCAAGCCAAGAATCATAAATGAGACAGTCCGAACCGCTAGTGGTGATTACCTGGTTTTCATAGACGGCGATTGCCTTGCACATCGTCACTTTGTTAAATCTCACATCATGTATGCGGAACCTAAAGCTGTTCTTGGTGGTAAGCGTGCAGAAATAGGAAAAGAACTGACGGAGCAATTGCTTCGCCAGCGAAAACTTATCAATTCCATTGATCAAAAACTAATCTGGGATGGAATTTTTGGGAGCTCCCGCAAAATCGAGGAAGCTATCAGAATAAAATCGCCCATGCTACGACGACTACTGCACCGCGACCGAATCTGTGATGACGGTATTTGGGGGTGCAATTTCAGTATAAGCAAGGAAGACTTTTACTTGATAAATGGGTCCGATGAAGATTTTCAAGATGGTTCCATTGAGGATAATGATCTGGGTATCCGGCTTCTCAATAATGGGGGGAAGGTTAAGTCAGTCCGTGCCTTGGCGATTGTATTTCACCTTTGGCATAAATCGTCCTGGAGTTTCAGCAATGAAAAATATATCGCCAATCATGAGATCCTGAAACGGCGTATTGCCCTGAAGGAACCCAGGTGCATAAACGGCATCGTAAAGGCGACGCCATAG
- a CDS encoding ABC transporter ATP-binding protein: MNDVVKVSNVTKIYSVGEQRVEALKGVSLTVVQGEFVAIMGASGSGKSTCMNILGCLDVPTSGEYLLDGISIGKLSGNDLAEIRNRKLGFVFQGFNLLSRTTARENVELPLVYARCPAAARKERALAALDQVGLAERSNHFSNQMSGGQQQRVAIARALVTDPAIILADEPTGNLDSRTSEEIMGLFQELNLQGITIIMVTHEPDIAAHAKRQLTFRDGQIIDDRPNQQLKV; the protein is encoded by the coding sequence ATGAACGATGTGGTCAAGGTCAGCAATGTGACCAAGATATACAGTGTCGGCGAACAGCGGGTAGAGGCGCTCAAGGGTGTTTCCCTGACCGTCGTTCAGGGCGAATTCGTCGCTATCATGGGGGCTTCCGGCAGCGGAAAATCCACCTGCATGAATATCCTCGGCTGCCTTGATGTCCCTACCTCCGGCGAATATCTGCTGGATGGAATAAGCATCGGCAAGCTCTCCGGAAACGATCTGGCCGAGATCAGGAACAGGAAGCTGGGCTTTGTTTTCCAGGGATTCAACCTGTTATCGCGTACCACTGCCCGGGAAAATGTTGAATTGCCGCTGGTTTATGCCAGGTGTCCGGCAGCAGCCAGAAAGGAAAGAGCCCTGGCGGCGCTTGACCAGGTAGGTTTGGCGGAACGGTCGAACCATTTCAGCAACCAGATGTCCGGCGGACAGCAGCAGCGGGTTGCCATCGCCCGGGCACTGGTAACCGACCCGGCAATCATTCTGGCCGATGAACCGACCGGCAACCTGGACAGCAGGACCAGTGAAGAGATTATGGGGCTTTTCCAGGAACTGAACCTGCAGGGTATAACCATCATCATGGTGACCCACGAGCCCGATATCGCCGCCCATGCAAAGAGGCAGCTCACGTTCCGCGATGGGCAGATCATCGATGACCGGCCGAATCAACAGCTCAAGGTATAG
- a CDS encoding efflux RND transporter periplasmic adaptor subunit — MKTKIIAVVVVLALAVLAAVFIPRKPPASDYRLAKVEKGSIVSNVSATGTLAAVVTVQVGTQVSGTISRLFVDFNSPVKKGQAIAQIDPALFSARVEESRGNYISAQANLDRAKAEMVDARRALERNRQLIKDGILAQSEFDTADTRYKQALAAVKAAEGSISQTRGSYSQAQTNLKYATITSPVDGIVVSRNVDVGQTVAASFQTPTLFTIAQDLTNMKIDTSVDEADISRVMVGQPVTFTVDSYPKNNFPGKVTQIRNAPIINQNVVTYTVVIGVDNKELKLKPGMTANVTIETARKDDVLKIPSAALRFKPKSAKEAKGKPDGKGAGKKKREGGPVVYVLGPEKEPVPVSVVTGIGNSGHVELVQGNLKENDEVIIEQVSTKKKANGGAGSMPM; from the coding sequence ATGAAAACAAAGATTATTGCGGTCGTGGTTGTTTTAGCCCTTGCGGTTCTGGCGGCTGTCTTCATACCCAGGAAACCACCGGCATCCGACTATCGCCTGGCAAAGGTCGAGAAAGGATCGATCGTCTCCAATGTATCGGCAACCGGCACCCTTGCCGCAGTTGTTACGGTGCAAGTGGGTACCCAGGTTTCCGGTACCATCAGCAGACTTTTTGTCGACTTCAACTCGCCGGTGAAGAAGGGGCAGGCCATCGCCCAGATAGATCCTGCCCTCTTCAGTGCCAGAGTCGAAGAATCCAGGGGCAACTACATCAGCGCCCAGGCTAATCTTGACAGAGCAAAGGCCGAAATGGTGGACGCCAGGAGGGCTCTGGAGCGTAACCGCCAGTTGATCAAGGATGGCATCCTGGCCCAGAGTGAATTCGACACGGCCGATACCAGATATAAGCAGGCCCTGGCAGCAGTAAAGGCTGCCGAGGGCAGCATTTCCCAGACCCGCGGATCTTACAGCCAAGCCCAAACGAACCTGAAATATGCCACCATTACCTCGCCTGTGGATGGAATCGTCGTTTCCCGCAACGTGGATGTGGGCCAGACTGTTGCCGCCTCGTTCCAGACACCCACCCTGTTCACCATCGCCCAGGATCTTACAAATATGAAGATCGACACCAGTGTCGACGAGGCCGATATCAGCAGGGTCATGGTCGGTCAGCCGGTAACCTTCACCGTTGATTCCTACCCCAAGAACAATTTTCCCGGCAAGGTTACCCAGATCCGGAATGCGCCGATCATCAACCAGAATGTCGTCACCTACACGGTGGTGATCGGTGTGGACAACAAGGAACTCAAGCTGAAACCTGGAATGACTGCCAATGTTACCATCGAGACGGCGCGCAAGGATGATGTATTGAAAATTCCTTCTGCCGCCCTTCGTTTCAAGCCTAAATCTGCAAAAGAGGCCAAAGGAAAGCCTGACGGAAAGGGTGCGGGCAAAAAGAAAAGAGAAGGCGGCCCGGTGGTATATGTCCTTGGCCCTGAAAAAGAGCCGGTGCCGGTTTCTGTCGTGACAGGTATCGGTAATTCCGGCCATGTGGAGCTGGTGCAAGGCAACCTCAAGGAGAACGATGAGGTGATAATCGAGCAAGTTTCGACAAAGAAGAAAGCGAACGGGGGCGCCGGCTCGATGCCCATGTGA